ATCACCCAATCAAAATGGTTTTGATGAATACCACCGGCAACAGCAATCGGGATATACCGGAAAAGCCACCGTTTTCTCAAAGACTGGTTGTTGCCTTATTGCGGCTCATTCTGCCACCTCATGTGGATAATGAACAGGCAGCAGATTTCCTTCGAGTCCAGATTGGTCAGGATCACCATAAGCTGGAGTGGGTGGCTGTGCGACCCGATGGCCTGATTGATGAGGAGCAAGTCAGTGACTATGAAATTCATACTTCCCCGATCAGAAATCCCATTTTTGATGCCGGACAAACCAGCCGAATCAATGTAGCCAACTTCATGTCGGAGTTAAGCCTTGATACAGACTTATGGAATACCTGGAAAGGGCAGATGCCGGTTATTTATAATCGCACGCAGGTGTAGTATGATATGAATTGCGATTGATCGATGGACCGAATGATCGATTTGCGATCTGTATGACTGGAAGCTTGAGCTTTGGGACTTTGAAGGAGATTTTATACAAGTAAATAGTAGTAATCGTCTCAAAAAGCCAATCCTGAACATCCTTAAATCCCATAAATCAAGGTTCACAACCGAATGCATGAATAGGATAATAAAGTCTAATTACCGCCCATTTCCCCATTCATATGATCCATTACCTGACCAAAAAGATAAGCCCCGGCAACTATCCGGGGCTTTTACCATTTTAGAATTAGGATTGTACTTAGCTCATAGGTACAGTACCCGGAGCAATTTGACTTCGGAAAATGGCTTTTCCATTTGGAGTGGTTACAAGGGTCCCTGGTTTTGAAAAGTAGATCACACCCTCTATTAGAACAGGAACAACATAGGTTCTTACAGCCGTAGCTTTTTTGTTATTACCACCCAGGCAAGAAGTATCAACCCCGGTAAATTTTACAGCTACGACTCCGCCGCCATTATTGGCGATCGTTATATGAGTGTCGAATGTAACATAAGTGACCCCATTACAGGTAAATTGATACCCATTTACATCATGCAATACCAGAGCTTGTGCAATCACATTACCAGATATGCTTTGCAGGAAAATGATACAACCTGCGATGATTGCCAGCTTTTTTAGATTAGCTTTCATGTTTTGTGGATTTAGTTATTGTTATCCTAAGCATCTCACAATTGCTTTATCTTTTAAAGCAATAGACTGCTATAAACCCACTTTAGTCAAATTAAGGCTTAATATCTATGCCGGTACCCAATTTTAATATTTACCGGTATCTGAGAGTCAAAACAAGGCCAACCGCTCGCAGTTGTAGTGTGGTATGAATTGCGATAGATCGATGGACCGAATGATCGATTTGCGATCTGTATGATTGGAAGCTGGAGCTTGGTGATTAGGAGTAGGTAAGGGGAAAAGAATAAAATCCTGCTCATCCAACAAATAGTAGTAATCGTCTCAAAAAGCCAATCCTGAACATCCTTAAATCCCATAAATCAAGGTTCATAACCGAATGCATGAATAGGATAATAAAGTCTAATTACCGCCCATTTTTCCATTCATATGATCCAATACCTGACCATCTTTAGTGTAATATTCTCTCATTAAATCGGCAGTAAGGCAGGAGTGGATAGGGAAGACTTGAATGGTTTCACCAACTTTGAGTTTACTA
The nucleotide sequence above comes from Gracilimonas sp.. Encoded proteins:
- a CDS encoding NAD(P)-binding oxidoreductase yields the protein MNKALVLGASGATGRLLVKLLLNKGVQVIALVRKEGSLANIIDSNGRLDIVEAEISTMQDQELAQLLAGCTAVFSCLGHNLTLKGIYGHPRRLVTDAVAKVARAVELVQSDHPIKMVLMNTTGNSNRDIPEKPPFSQRLVVALLRLILPPHVDNEQAADFLRVQIGQDHHKLEWVAVRPDGLIDEEQVSDYEIHTSPIRNPIFDAGQTSRINVANFMSELSLDTDLWNTWKGQMPVIYNRTQV